CAGCCGAGTCCTTTCGAGGGCAAATCCGTATCCGAAAGCAACCCCAGCAAACCTTCGTCCCCGGAACCCAACTCTGGTTCTGATGGGATGGAATCGGACCGACCCGGCACTCCGGTACCGGCCGTGGAGGTACCAGAACCTATGGAAATAGGTAAGCGAC
This window of the Meleagris gallopavo isolate NT-WF06-2002-E0010 breed Aviagen turkey brand Nicholas breeding stock unplaced genomic scaffold, Turkey_5.1 ChrUn_random_7180001942069, whole genome shotgun sequence genome carries:
- the LOC104916761 gene encoding serine/threonine-protein phosphatase 1 regulatory subunit 10, giving the protein MTLLPLTRPHFPPAMEGLGFLDALNSAPIPGIKIKKKKRVLSPTATKPSPFEGKSVSESNPSKPSSPEPNSGSDGMESDRPGTPVPAVEVPEPMEIGKRPYKS